The genomic window CTCACCTGGTTGTCAGCAAGTGGGCAGAGGAAACCATCAAACTTGAGACGGCCAGGACCATCAGCGAGGTGAGGAAGCTTGCCACGCATTGGTACGACGAATCGGACCTAGCTGCCCCCATATCGAGCGGCTCGCTTAAGTCGTTGGGCATGGTAGTCGTACCGTGCAGCGTGAGGACTCTCTCCAGCATCGCCAACGGGTTCTCGCATAACCTGATTGCTAGGGCCGCTGATGTCACTCTGAAAGAGAGAAGGCGTCTGGTGCTCGTCGTAAGGGAGACCCCGCTGTCCAGCATCCACCTGGAAAATATGCTCAGGGTAACCCGGGCTGGGGCCATTGTCATGCCGCCGAATCCCGCGTTCTACATGAAGCTGGCGAGTGTAGACGATCTCGTAGATTGCTTTGTGGGGAGGGTGCTGGACCTTTTCGGTGTGGAGCATGGTCTTCGTTGCAGATGGCAGGCGCCGCTGACTCGGAATGAGGAACCCGTTGAGGCGCAGCATGGACCTGAATGAAGAGCACGTCCAGCATGTCCCTGGCGCTCAGGAGGTAACAGGTTCCGGCGAGAATTTCGGTGTGGGCGTGAAGGATTTTCGAAGGCTGCGGCGAATACCGTGAAGTACGGATACAAGAAGTATGCAAAGCGTATAGCGCGATTGGTAGCGATGCCATGAGTGAACAGACAACCGCTGTGAAGTATGCCTCATTGA from Bacillota bacterium includes these protein-coding regions:
- a CDS encoding UbiX family flavin prenyltransferase; the encoded protein is MTGASGAVYGIRMLEVLKEAGVETHLVVSKWAEETIKLETARTISEVRKLATHWYDESDLAAPISSGSLKSLGMVVVPCSVRTLSSIANGFSHNLIARAADVTLKERRRLVLVVRETPLSSIHLENMLRVTRAGAIVMPPNPAFYMKLASVDDLVDCFVGRVLDLFGVEHGLRCRWQAPLTRNEEPVEAQHGPE